The genomic DNA GCCCCCGGGCACCGGCGACATCGCGATCTCCGTCGCGCAGTTGATGCCGAACGCCGAGATCCTCGTCGTCACCACGCCGCAGCAGGCCGCGGCAGAGGTCGCCGAGCGGGCCGGGGCGATCGCCGTGCAGACGCACCAGAAGATCGTCGGCGTGGTGGAGAACATGTCGGGCCTGCCGTGCCCGCACTGCGGCGAGATGGTCGACGTCTTCGGCACCGGCGGCGGCAAGCAGGTCGCCGAGGGGCTGACGCGCACGACGGGCGCGGAGGTGCCGGTCCTGGGCGCCATCCCGATCGACGTGACGCTGCGGGCCGGCGGCGACGAGGGCAAGCCGGTCGTCCTCACCGACCCGGAGTCCCTGGCCGGCGCGGCGCTGCGCGACATCGCGGCGCAGCTCGGCGGGCGGCCGCGGGGGCTCGCGGGGATGTCGCTGGGCGTCACGCCGCGCAACAAGTTCTGAGGGGTACGCCCCGGGCCGCCGGGCGCGGGCAGGGGCGTACGCCCCCGGCACTACGGAGCAGGGGGGCGCGGTTCGTAGGCGATCCGCGCCCCGGACCGCCGCGGGAAGCTATCCGCGGCGGTCTTCGTACGTGGTGATGTCCTTGATCACCGAGAACGCGAGCCCGTAGGCGCTCATGCCGCGGCCGTACGCACCCAGGTGCACCTGGTTCTGCGTCGTCCCCGCCAGCACCCAGCCGAACTCCGACTCGCGGTAGTGGAACTGCGTCCCCTCACCGTCGACCGGCAGCGACAGCGCCGACCAGCCGGACCCCTCCAGGTCGTCGGCCAGCTCCCAGGCCACCGACGTCTGCTGGTCCAGCCACTCCTCGCGGATCTGGCGCTCCATCTGCGTCGGCCAGGTGCACGACAGCAGCCCGGAGCCCGCCAGCCAGGCCGCGGACGACACGGACGTCGCCTCCAGCACCCCGGTGCCGTCCGCGCTGCGCCGCACGGGGCGGCTCGCGACGGTCACGACCACCGCGAAGCGGTGCTCGCGCATCCCGGCCTCGGCGAGGTACGAGGGCATGTCCCCGTGGCCCACCGTGCCGTGGTCGACCGCGCCGTCGCCGCCCCCGGTCGACTGCAGCCAGCGCGGGCCCGAAAACGCGTCGTCCAGCCCGTACCAGGGGAAGGACGCCCGCAGAAAACTGTCCACCAGGCGTGGCTCGGACTCCTGAACCGTCCCCCCGGGCTCCGCCTCGCTCGTCATCTCCATCAGCGTGGTGCCTCCTCATGGCCTGGACCTGTCAGTCGGCGGTCGCCCCCCGCCGGGGCGCACGCCCCGCCTGGCACACCGCATGCCGGGCGCTCACCCAGACACACGGGAGGATATCCACCTGCATACGCTAGGACAGGCAGGTGGTCTGATATGTGAGCCGATCAGGTGGCGTCCGCGTCGTACGGCGGGCGCTCGGCGGTGGCCGTGCCCTTGGCCTCACCTGCGGCGTCACTCTTGGCGTCCTTGCCGCCGCCGCTGTCCTTCGTCAGGCTCAGCCGCTTGCCGCCCGCGGCACCGTCATCGTCGATGTCCCCCACGGTGCGCGCCGCCTCGCCGACCTCGGCGACCTCCTTCTTGAGGTCGAAGCCGTTGCGGATCTCCTTCAGACCCAGGTCGTCGTTGTCGAGGAGGTGCTTCTTGGCGAAGTTCTTCGGGTTCAGGTCCTCGAACTCGAAGTCCTTGAACTCCGGGCCCAGCTCCTTGCGGATGTCCTCCTTGGCCGTGTCGGAGAACTCCCGGACCTTGCGGATGAACCGCATGGTGTCCTGGATGACCTTGGGCAGCTTGTCGGGGCCGAAGACGATCGTGGCCAGGATGATGAGAGCGATCAGCTCGAGGGGTCCTATGTCGAAGAACACCTGGCACTCCTTGCTGTCCTGTCCGTCGGCCCGCTGCCGGCAGGTCCGGGCGACTCTCACGGTACCTGGCGACCCCGCCTCCCCGGGAGTACCGCATCGGCCGCGGTGGACTGGTCCACCGCGGCCGATGCGGGTGTTTGGGGTCGTTTGGCAGGGTCAGTCGGAGGAGTCGCCCTCGCCGAGGGTGACGTCGACGGTCAGCTCCTCGCCGTCGCGCTCGACGGTCAGGCTCAGGTCCTCGCCGGGGCTGCGGCTGCGGATCTTGACGATCAACTCCTCGCCGTTGTGCACGGCTTCGCCGTCGACGCCGGTGATGACGTCCCCCGGCTCGATGCCCGCGCTGTCGGCGGGGCCGCCCGGGGTGACCGGCTCGGTGCCGCCTTCCTCCGCGGAGGTGCCGACCTGGGCGCCGTCGCCGGTGTACTGCATGTTGAGCGTCACGCCGATGACGGGGTGCGTGGCCTTGCCGGTGTTGATCAGCTCCTCGGCGACGTCCTTGCCCTTGTTGACCGGTATGGCGAAGCCCAGGCCGATGCTGCCGCCCTGCTCGGTCTGCGGCTCGCCGCTGCCGTTGTCGGCGGCGCGGATGGCGCTGTTGATGCCGATCACGCGGCCTTCGAGGTCGAGCAGCGGGCCGCCGGAGTTGCCGGGGTTGATGGGGGCGTCGGTCTGCAGGGCGTTGACGTACGAGATGTCGCTGCCGTCGCCCTGCTCGCCGCCCGCGGTGATGGGGCGCTCCTTGGCGCTGATGATCCCGGAGGTGACGGTGTTGGGCAGGTCGTACGGGGCGCCGATGGCGACGACGGGGTCGCCGACGGCGACGGAGCGGGAGTTGCCGAGGGGCAGCGGCTTCAGCCCCGAAACACCCTTGACGCGTACGACGGCCAGGTCGTAACCGGCGTCGCCGCCGACGACCTCGGCGGACTTGGACTCGCCGCCGCTGAACGTCACCGTTATGTCGCCGCCCTCCTCGGCGGGCTGCACGACGTGGTTGTTGGTGAGGATGTGCCCGCGCTTGTCGAGGACGAAGCCGGTGCCGGTGCTCTGCTCGGCGACGCCGCTCACGCGCAGCGTCACGACCCCGGGCAGCGCGGACCTGGCGATCCCGGCGACGCTGCCGGGCGGGCGCTTGCCGCCGTCGTCGTCGGCAGCGGAGGACTGGTCGAGTTCGAGCTGGCCGGGGGTGCCGTTGCGCTCGATGTAGCTGCCGATGGCGCCGCCGATGCCGCCGGCGACGAGCGCGATGACGAGCGCGCCGACGAGGGTCGCCATGCGCCCCTTGCGCCGCTCGGGCGCGTGTGCCGCGTGCGCGGGCGCCCAGGGGTCGTAGCGCTGCCACTGACCGCCCTGCGGGTAGGCGCCGAACGGTGCGGGCGCGCCGGGCCCGCCGGGGGGCCGCCCGGGCCCTTCGAACCCGGGGGCGCCGCCGGGTCCCGGCATGCCGGACGCCGTGGGCGGGTGGGCGCCGGGGGGCCGCCCGGAGCCCTGCGGGCCGTACTCGCCCGGGGGTACGCCGCCGGGCGGTGTCGCGCCGGGTACGGGGGCCTGGGCGCCGGGCCCGTACGGTGCGCGGGGCCGGGGCTGCGGCCCGGGGCCGCCGGGCGCACCGGGGTGGCCGGGGTGGCCGCCCTGCGGGCCCGGGTGGCGGGTTCCGGCGGGTGCGGCGCCACCGGCCGCCGCGGCGGCGGGTGGCACGGGCGCGTCGGCCGGAGACCGCCGCGGGCCCGGGACATCCCCGGAGGGCCCGGCGTCGGAGTCGGAGATGACGGCGAGCTGTGTGGTGTCGTCGTCCTCTACGCCCTCGCGTGGCCCGGCGGCAGCGGCGGGCGGCCGGTCGGCCACCTCGCGGTGCGATGCGTCCGAAGGCGCGGGGCCGAAGCCGTCCGCGTCGCCGGACCACTCGGGAGTGCCCGTCCGCAACGCGGCAGTGTCGTCGGACCGCCCGGCGGAGCCCGCCGGCGCCGCGGCGTCGTCCGGTGTCTTCGCGGGGTCCTCCCGGCCGGAGGCGGCCACGCGGTCACCGGCCGGGGTGGTGGCCGGCCGCGGGGGCTCCGCGGCGCTCTGCGGGGCGTCTGCGGGCTCCGGCGGTGTCCCGGGGGTGTCCCGTTCGTCGTGCTCCGGCAGGGCGGCTCTGCCTGCGCGGGCGCCCGCCACGGCGGACACCGCGGCGGGTATGTCCCTGCCGCCCGACGAGCCGCCGGCCCCGGTCTCCGAAGCACCCGGGTACGGCCGCACGCCGACCTCCCAGGGCCGTTCCCCCGAGCCCCCGGCGTCCGCCGCGGCACCGTCCCGGTCCTGCCCCACAGCGGACGAAGAGGGCTCCGCCGCCGTGCTTTCCGCATCGGCGGTCCCGGTCCCGGCCGGGAGCGCACCCGGTTCCGTGCCCGGACCATCGGTCTCCGGGGCCCGGTCCGCGGCTGCCGCCGGGCCCGGCGTATCGCCCGCCCGGGGGCGCGTCGGGAGCGCGCCCGCGTCCGGCCCGCCGGTCTCCGCGACCCGCGCAGCGGGAAGATCCGCGGCCGTGACCGAGTCGGCGGCAGCGTCCGCGCTCGCAACGGCCGCGTCGTCCGCGCGCGGCGTGCCACCCGGCTCACTCGCCCCGGCAGCCTCTGCCCGCTCCGGCACCGACGCGGCGTCCGTCCCCGTGCCCGCAGGAGCGCCGCTCCCCGGAGCCGGCTGCCCGCTCGTCGCCGTCACGTCCCGCCCGTCCGCACCCTGCTCCACCGCGCTGTCCGCACCTGCGTCCTGGGCTGGCATACCGCCGCCCCCCGCGGTGATCGCCGAGCCGTCGGCCGGAGTCTCCACACCCGCCGCCGGGGGCATCGAGGCATCCGCCGTGCCACCCGTACGAGCACCCGCGTCCGCAGCACCGCCGTCCGCCGCGCTCCCCGCAGAGGAGCGGCTCCGGTCCCGGTGGTAGTCGTCCTCCCCGTCGCGCCACTCCCGCAACGCCTCCCGGACCC from Streptomyces sp. CMB-StM0423 includes the following:
- a CDS encoding sec-independent translocase, encoding MFFDIGPLELIALIILATIVFGPDKLPKVIQDTMRFIRKVREFSDTAKEDIRKELGPEFKDFEFEDLNPKNFAKKHLLDNDDLGLKEIRNGFDLKKEVAEVGEAARTVGDIDDDGAAGGKRLSLTKDSGGGKDAKSDAAGEAKGTATAERPPYDADAT
- a CDS encoding trypsin-like peptidase domain-containing protein gives rise to the protein MAGARAGRAALPEHDERDTPGTPPEPADAPQSAAEPPRPATTPAGDRVAASGREDPAKTPDDAAAPAGSAGRSDDTAALRTGTPEWSGDADGFGPAPSDASHREVADRPPAAAAGPREGVEDDDTTQLAVISDSDAGPSGDVPGPRRSPADAPVPPAAAAAGGAAPAGTRHPGPQGGHPGHPGAPGGPGPQPRPRAPYGPGAQAPVPGATPPGGVPPGEYGPQGSGRPPGAHPPTASGMPGPGGAPGFEGPGRPPGGPGAPAPFGAYPQGGQWQRYDPWAPAHAAHAPERRKGRMATLVGALVIALVAGGIGGAIGSYIERNGTPGQLELDQSSAADDDGGKRPPGSVAGIARSALPGVVTLRVSGVAEQSTGTGFVLDKRGHILTNNHVVQPAEEGGDITVTFSGGESKSAEVVGGDAGYDLAVVRVKGVSGLKPLPLGNSRSVAVGDPVVAIGAPYDLPNTVTSGIISAKERPITAGGEQGDGSDISYVNALQTDAPINPGNSGGPLLDLEGRVIGINSAIRAADNGSGEPQTEQGGSIGLGFAIPVNKGKDVAEELINTGKATHPVIGVTLNMQYTGDGAQVGTSAEEGGTEPVTPGGPADSAGIEPGDVITGVDGEAVHNGEELIVKIRSRSPGEDLSLTVERDGEELTVDVTLGEGDSSD